From one Lycium ferocissimum isolate CSIRO_LF1 chromosome 7, AGI_CSIRO_Lferr_CH_V1, whole genome shotgun sequence genomic stretch:
- the LOC132065252 gene encoding copper-transporting ATPase HMA4-like, which yields MEANGKDDLKKPLLQDADAIAINVVQLSNSRNKKIRTLLFKVNGITCASCSNSIESALGKLKGIESATVSPLQGQAVVKYVPELISAKKIKEAVEDTGFLVDEFPEQDIAICRIRIKGMACTSCSESVERALSMTDGVKKAVVGLSLEEAKVHFDPNVTSISRIIEVVEDAGFGADIISSGSDLNKVHFKLEGINSPDDFTAIQRCLDALEGVNTVQINQQEHIVTISYEPDIIGPRTLMQCIQEAGHGSSSYRASLFIPPRQREIEKEHEIQTYRNLFLWSCLFAVPIFVFSMVLPMLPPYGNWLEYKVFNVLTIGLLLKWILCTPVQFVIGRRFYAGSYHALRRKSANMDVLIALGTNAAYFYSVYIMIKALTSNSFEGQDFFETSPMLISFILLGKYLEVLAKGKTSDALAKLTELAPETAYLLTLDGAGNIVSETEISTQLIQKNDVLKIVPGAKVPVDGIVINGHSYVNESMITGEARPVSKMPGDKVIGGTVNDNGCVLIKATHIGSETALSQIVQLVEAAQLARAPVQKLADQISRYFVPTVVLIAVVTWLGWFIPGVLGLYPSSWIPKGMSVFELALQFGISVLVVACPCALGLATPTAIMVATGKGASQGVLIKGGNALEKAHKVKLVVFDKTGTLTVGKPTVVSAVLFSNISMTDFCDVTISAEANSEHPIAKAVVDHAKKLRLKHGAENEYHPEIEDFEVHTGAGVSGKVGERKILVGNRRLMHAFNVPVSSEVDNYISEHEHLARTCVLVAADEKIAGAFAVTDPVKPDAARVISFLHSMDITSVMVTGDNWATARAIASEVGIQMVFAETDPLGKADKIKELQLKGTPVAMVGDGINDSPALVAADVGMAIGAGTDVAIEAADVVLIKSNLEDVVTALDLSRKTMSRIRLNYVWALGYNVLGMPVAAGILFPFTGIRLPPWLAGACMAASSISVVCSSLLLQSYKKPLHPRVN from the exons ATGGAAGCTAATGGGAAGGACGACTTGAAGAAACCGCTTTTACAAGATGCTGACGCTATAGCTATCAATGTGGTTCAACTAAGTAACAGTAGGAATAAAAAGATTCGAACTCTTCTTTTCAAAGTTAATGGCATCACTTGTGCATCTTGTTCCAATTCCATAGAATCTGCGCTGGGAAAGCTGAAGGGGATTGAAAGTGCTACAGTGTCTCCGCTTCAAGGCCAGGCCGTTGTTAAATATGTGCCAGAACTTATCAGT GCAAAAAAGATAAAAGAGGCTGTCGAAGACACTGGTTTTCTAGTTGATGAGTTCCCAGAGCAAGACATTGCTATCTGCCGGATCAGAATCAAGGGGATGGCATGCACAAGCTGTTCTGAGTCTGTTGAACGTGCCCTTTCGATGACTGATGGAGTAAAGAAAGCTGTGGTTGGTTTATCTCTTGAAGAAGCAAAAGTTCATTTTGATCCAAATGTTACAAGTATCAGCCGGATTATTGAAGTAGTAGAAGATGCTGGATTTGGAGCTGATATAATCAGTTCAGGCAGTGACTTAAATAAAGTACACTTCAAGCTAGAAGGCATCAATTCTCCAGATGATTTTACTGCTATTCAACGCTGTCTCGATGCCTTGGAAGGTGTAAACACTGTTCAAATTAACCAGCAAGAGCATATAGTGACCATAAGTTATGAACCAGATATAATTGGTCCAAGAACCCTAATGCAGTGCATTCAAGAAGCTGGGCATGGGTCGAGTAGTTATCGTGCAAGCCTTTTTATCCCACCGAGACAGCGAGAAATAGAAAAAGAGCATGAAATTCAAACTTACAGGAACCTGTTTTTGTGGAGCTGCTTATTTGCAGTGCCAATATTTGTTTTCTCAATGGTACTTCCAATGCTTCCTCCTTATGGGAATTGGTTAGAGTATAAGGTTTTCAACGTGCTAACTATTGGATTATTGTTAAAATGGATCCTTTGCACACCTGTGCAGTTTGTTATTGGTCGAAG GTTCTATGCAGGATCATATCATGCACTGAGACGGAAATCTGCAAACATGGATGTTCTGATTGCATTGGGAACTAATGCTGCCTATTTCTATTCAGTTTATATAATGATAAAAGCATTGACCTCTAACTCCTTTGAGGGGCAAGATTTCTTTGAGACTAGTCCCATGTTGATATCATTTATATTATTGGGGAAATACCTAGAAGTTCTTGCAAAAGGAAAGACATCAGATGCTTTGGCAAAGTTGACAGAGCTCGCTCCCGAGACTGCGTACCTATTAACACTGGACGGTGCTGGGAATATTGTTTCTGAGACAGAAATTAGCACTCAATTAATACAAAAGAATGATGTACTTAAGATTGTTCCAGGGGCAAAGGTTCCTGTAGATGGCATTGTTATTAATGGTCACAGTTATGTGAACGAGAGTATGATCACAGGAGAAGCTAGGCCTGTCTCTAAGATGCCAGGTGATAAG GTCATTGGTGGAACCGTAAATGATAATGGATGTGTACTCATCAAGGCCACTCATATTGGTTCGGAGACTGCCCTCTCACAAATTGTTCAGTTAGTTGAAGCTGCTCAGCTTGCCAGAGCACCTGTTCAGAAGCTTGCTGATCAGATATCAAGATATTTTGTACCCACA GTTGTTTTAATTGCAGTTGTGACATGGCTGGGATGGTTTATCCCTGGGGTATTAGGTCTATATCCTTCAAGCTGGATACCGAAAGGAATGAGTGTATTTGAGCTTGCATTGCAGTTTGGTATATCAGTATTGGTGGTCGCTTGCCCCTGTGCTCTCGGGTTAGCTACTCCTACAGCAATTATGGTTGCCACTGGAAAGGGCGCTTCTCAAGGTGTGCTTATTAAAGGTGGAAATGCCCTTGAAAAGGCGCATAAG GTGAAACTGGTCGTGTTTGATAAGACAGGAACACTGACAGTTGGAAAACCCACTGTTGTCAGTGCCGTGTTATTTTCTAACATCTCCATGACCGACTTCTGTGATGTAACTATCTCTGCCGAG GCAAATAGTGAGCATCCTATTGCAAAAGCAGTTGTGGACCATGCCAAAAAATTACGCCTGAAGCACGGTGCTGAAAATGAATATCACCCTGAGATAGAGGACTTTGAAGTGCACACTGGAGCTGGTGTGAGCGGAAAAGTTGGAGAACGGAAAATCCTAGTTGGAAACAGGAGGCTTATGCATGCTTTTAACGTCCCAGTAAGCAGTGAGGTTGATAACTACATCTCAGAGCATGAACATCTTGCTAGGACTTGTGTCTTGGTTGCCGCGGATGAGAAAATAGCTGGGGCTTTTGCTGTGACTGATCCTGTAAAGCCAGACGCTGCACGTGTTATTTCTTTTCTCCACTCGATGGACATTACAAGTGTCATGGTGACTGGTGATAACTGGGCGACAGCAAGAGCAATAGCAAGTGAAGTGGGAATTCAGATGGTGTTTGCTGAAACAGATCCACTGGGAAAAGCTGATAAGATTAAAGAATTGCAG TTGAAAGGCACTCCTGTTGCAATGGTAGGAGACGGGATAAACGATTCCCCAGCACTGGTTGCAGCTGATGTTGGGATGGCAATTGGTGCAGGCACTGATGTAGCTATTGAAGCTGCTGATGTTGTTCTCATCAAGAGCAACCTTGAAGATGTTGTCACGGCATTAGATCTCTCTAGAAAGACAATGTCACGTATCAGGCTCAATTATGTTTGGGCACTCGGATACAATGTGCTTGGCATGCCAGTTGCTGCTGGGATCTTGTTCCCATTCACTGGAATCCGTTTGCCCCCATGGCTTGCTGGTGCTTGCATGGCTGCTTCTTCCATTAGCGTGGTCTGTTCATCACTGCTGCTGCAGTCTTATAAGAAACCTCTTCATCCTCGAGTcaattaa